In one Stenotrophomonas maltophilia genomic region, the following are encoded:
- the lptC gene encoding LPS export ABC transporter periplasmic protein LptC has protein sequence MNAPTVNWRTVLGIGLLLAALLSSWAALRNRDKGPAQSGQEVGVDYILHDFQIVALDEQGKESTTLRAPRLERQRGDQTINIATPLFEMPDKDGRHWTLRAETGWLSAKGDELKLRGKVAGDSPAAPGVVPTTFRTDHLDVFPKESRARTDALVTMTRPGMEQSGVGFEVDSKNNTYHFLSQSKGRYTPRR, from the coding sequence ATGAACGCACCGACCGTGAACTGGCGCACCGTGCTCGGCATCGGCCTGCTGCTGGCGGCCCTGCTCAGCAGCTGGGCCGCGCTGCGCAACCGCGACAAGGGCCCGGCCCAGAGCGGCCAGGAAGTCGGCGTGGATTACATCCTGCACGACTTCCAGATCGTCGCCCTGGACGAGCAGGGCAAGGAATCGACCACCCTGCGCGCGCCGCGGCTGGAGCGGCAGCGCGGCGACCAGACCATCAACATCGCCACGCCACTGTTCGAGATGCCCGACAAGGACGGCAGGCACTGGACACTGCGCGCGGAGACCGGCTGGCTGAGCGCCAAGGGTGACGAACTGAAGCTGCGCGGCAAGGTGGCGGGTGACAGTCCGGCTGCCCCCGGCGTCGTGCCGACCACCTTCCGCACCGACCACCTGGACGTGTTCCCCAAGGAGAGCCGGGCCCGGACCGACGCCCTGGTGACCATGACCCGCCCCGGCATGGAGCAGTCCGGCGTCGGGTTCGAGGTGGATTCGAAGAACAACACGTATCATTTCCTCAGCCAGTCCAAGGGTCGCTACACGCCCAGACGCTGA
- a CDS encoding KdsC family phosphatase: MPWSPLPAFPAHLHAAAARIRMACFDVDGTLTDGRLYYDQDGNESKAYFVQDGLGLKLLQQHGIHPVLITARNSQSALRRGADLGIDTHIAVGDKLASVRALCAQRGIGLEQVAFLGDDLPDLAPLGAVGLAVAPANAHPWIAERVHWQTRSEGGRGAARELCDVLLAAQGHVASVLARYGA, translated from the coding sequence ATGCCCTGGTCCCCCCTGCCCGCCTTCCCCGCCCACCTGCATGCCGCTGCGGCGCGGATCCGCATGGCCTGCTTCGACGTGGACGGCACCCTCACCGACGGTCGGCTGTACTACGACCAGGACGGCAACGAGAGCAAGGCGTATTTCGTGCAGGATGGCCTGGGCCTGAAACTGCTGCAGCAGCACGGCATCCACCCCGTGCTGATCACCGCGCGCAACAGCCAGTCCGCGCTCAGGCGCGGTGCCGATCTCGGCATTGATACCCACATCGCCGTGGGCGACAAGCTGGCCAGCGTGCGGGCCCTGTGTGCCCAGCGCGGCATCGGCCTGGAACAGGTCGCCTTCCTCGGCGATGACCTGCCGGATCTGGCGCCCCTGGGTGCGGTCGGCCTGGCCGTGGCGCCGGCCAATGCCCATCCGTGGATCGCCGAACGCGTGCACTGGCAGACCCGTTCCGAAGGCGGGCGCGGCGCGGCGCGTGAGCTGTGCGACGTTCTGCTGGCCGCGCAGGGTCATGTCGCGTCGGTCCTGGCGAGGTATGGCGCATGA